In the genome of Bacillus thuringiensis, the window TCTTCTTTTGACAATTTTTTTATGCTTTTGTCGAAATGAATTTATACTAATATGAACAACAAAAAGAAAGAGCGGGAAAACCCGCTCTTTCTAAGCCATCGTATATGGGATTATTTTTGGAAACCGCCTAATTGTTGCTCAGCTAGTGAAACTAGACGTTTTGTAATTTCGCCACCAACAGAACCGTTAGCGCGAGATGTTGCATCAGCTCCAAGTTGAACACCAAACTCTTGAGCGATTTCGTACTTCATTTGATCTAATGCTGCTTGAGCACCAGACACTGCTAATTTATTTGTGCTTGCCATGTTGTATCACCTCCTTGTGAGTATAGAGTGTGATAAACAACATGACTTCATACATGTTTTAGATATGGTAATTTATGGTTTTAGAAAAGTTCTTCGAATTTTTCTTCTTCCGCCACTACTTCAACCGTTTGTAATACCATTGTTTCTTTGTTCGCTACAGCTTCTTCAATTAATGGTGTGAAATCGTATTTCGCTTCAAATCGATTTGCTTTTTCACGCTTCGGTTTCGTCGCTGGACTAGCTGGTGTGAATACTGTACAGCAATCTTCGTATGGACGAATTGAAATATCATACGTGCCGATTTCTTCAGCAATTTTAATAATTTCTAATTTATCCATCGTAATAAGCGGACGAATAACTGGGTAGTTTGTTACTTCGTTAATCGTATGCATGCTATCTAATGTTTGGCTTGCTACTTGTCCAAGACTTTCACCAGTTGTGATTGCAAGTGCGTTACGCTCCTCAGCAATCTGCTCTGTAATACGCATCATCATACGGCGCATAACCGTCATTGAATAGCTAGATGGGATTTCTTTATTAATCGTTTTTTGCACTTCTGTAAACGGAACAAGGTGAAGCGTTACACGTTTACAGTATTTCGTTAACTCTTGTGCTAAATCGATTACTTTTTGTTTTGCACGCTCACTTGTGAAAGGTGGGCTATGGAAGTGAACTGCTTCCACAGATACGCCGCGTTTCATCGTTAAGTACGCTGCTACTGGGCTATCAATACCACCAGAAAGAAGTACCATTACTTTTCCGCCAACGCCAACTGGTAAACCGCCAGCTCCCATATGCTCACCACACATAATATAGCTGTAACCACTGCGAATTTCTACACGTACATTCACATCTGGATTATGGACGTCTACTGTGATATCCTCTGTATTTTCTAAAATATGCCCACCAATTTCTGGAAGCAACTCCATCGTCTTCATTGGGAAGCGCTTATCAGAACGGTGCACTGTAATTTTAAATGTTTTCACATCATCTTTTACTTGTAAGAAAGCTGCTAATGCACCTTTTTTAATATCTTCTAATTCTGATGGTACTTTCATCGCTAAGTTAAACTTATGAATACCAAATACGTCTTTCAATCTTTCAGAGATTGCTTCATGATCTTCACCATTTAACTGGATGTACATACGGTCATGCGTTGCATCAATTTTAATATTTGGAAACTTTTTCAGTTTGAACTTCACGTTATCTTTTAATGTGCTTACAAATTTAGAACGGTTTTTACCTTTTGTCGTCATTTCTCCGTAACGCACTAAAATATATTCATATGTCATCATATTTCTTTACCTCATCACTTCATATAATTTTGGCATCGTCTCTTTTACAATACCTTCAAATTGTTTTACTTCTTCCATCGTGTTGTCTGGTGCCAAACTAATACGAATAGCGCTTGCAGCTGCTGCATGCGGCACTCCCATTGACACTAACACTCTGCTCACTTCATTTGCTTTTGAAGAACAGGCAGACTTCGTCGATACATATACACCGTGCTCTTCTAAAGCATGAACGACTACTTCTGGTTTTAAACCAACAAATGATACATTTAAAATGTGCGGTGCTGCATATGCAAGCGATGTATTAATCGTCACATCTTCCATCTCTTTAAAGAAGCTGACAAGCTCTGCTTGTAAACTTTGCAAATGAGCTACCTTTTCTTTCACTTGTTCCATTGTCATGCGAAGTGCTTTCACCATCGCTACAATGCCAGGTAAATTCTCTGTACCAGAGCGATACTTAAGCTCTTGTTGACCACCTGATAAAATCGGATCTAATCTTACGCCATCACGTATATAAAGAAGACCCGTTCCTTTTACACTGTGGAATTTATGTCCAGATATTGAGCAAAGATCAATATGAGAAGCATATAAATCAAGCGGTACTTTTCCTATCCCTTGTACATGATCTACATGGAATCTTATTTTCGGATGATTCGATAATAACGTTCCAATTTCAGCAACGGGCTGAATTGCTCCAGTTTCGTTGTTCACATGAATAATTGATACAAGAATCGTATCTTCACGAAGTGCTCGTTTTACATCCTCTACCGATACAACACCATGCTCGTTAACCGGTAAATATGTTACATCAAATCCGAGTTCTTCTAATTGCTTATATGCCTCAAACACAGACGCGTGTTCAATATTTGTTGTAATGATATGTTTGCCGCGCGAACGATTCCTCATTGCTATCCCTTTAATCGCAAGGTTGTTCCCTTCCGTTCCACCTGATGTGAAAATAATTTCAGAAGGTTTAACGTGAAGAAGCTGCGCTGCAATCGTTCTTGATTGTGTTAATAGACGCTCTGCCTCTCCTCCAAGCGAATGAATAGAAGAAGGATTACCAAAATATTTCCCAGCAACCGTCACGTACGATTGAAGAGCTTCTGGATATGGCTTCGTCGTCGCACTATTATCAAAATAGATCATCGTTCTTCCCCTTTCAGCGCTATCACATCATATAATCATATCATAAATACGTGTCATTACGCTAAGACTACGCAAAGGTTCCGTTTTATCCCGATTAGTGAAGAATAATAATTAGTGAGATCCCCCCCACTGATTACAGTTTCACTTTACCCCGCATTAACGGGCAGTAAGACTCTCACCTCAAAGTTCAACTAGAGCAAAGAAGTTAGGTGGGAGATCAACTGCCCGTAAATGCCCGATTGGTTCAACTAGTAATCAGTAGGGATGAATCCCCCCACTGATTACAGTTTCACTTTATTTTGAAACGAATAACCTTACTGTATTCCGCTATTCATTATAGCAACATCGCCTGCAAAATTACACAAAAAAACAAACCCTTTTATGAAAGGGTTTGTTCATTGTCTACATATTCAGCTATTTTTTGAACAACACCAGGTTCAAGTTGCTCTAGTACAGAAGCGGCTTGTTCTAAAGCTGCATCGTATTGATATTCACGGAATAATTTCTCCGCATAATTTAAGCTTTCTGCAAGGCTTTCATCATGACTGCGGTAACGGTTACCGTATTGAATTAATTTTTCAACTAAATACGCTTGTCCAATTAACTCTTCTGTCATTTCAGCTACACCGTTCACAGTTGTGTATGCTTCTTCTAAACTGCTATTTACAGCGTTCATATTTAACGGCTTCACTTCTAATTGTTCATATACAGCTTGCATTGCCATTTGCCCTCTTTTTAAATCTTCCATAATACTCTCTGGAAGACCTGGCAAATTCGACTTTTGCATAAAGCGT includes:
- a CDS encoding alpha/beta-type small acid-soluble spore protein; amino-acid sequence: MASTNKLAVSGAQAALDQMKYEIAQEFGVQLGADATSRANGSVGGEITKRLVSLAEQQLGGFQK
- the thiI gene encoding tRNA uracil 4-sulfurtransferase ThiI; this encodes MMTYEYILVRYGEMTTKGKNRSKFVSTLKDNVKFKLKKFPNIKIDATHDRMYIQLNGEDHEAISERLKDVFGIHKFNLAMKVPSELEDIKKGALAAFLQVKDDVKTFKITVHRSDKRFPMKTMELLPEIGGHILENTEDITVDVHNPDVNVRVEIRSGYSYIMCGEHMGAGGLPVGVGGKVMVLLSGGIDSPVAAYLTMKRGVSVEAVHFHSPPFTSERAKQKVIDLAQELTKYCKRVTLHLVPFTEVQKTINKEIPSSYSMTVMRRMMMRITEQIAEERNALAITTGESLGQVASQTLDSMHTINEVTNYPVIRPLITMDKLEIIKIAEEIGTYDISIRPYEDCCTVFTPASPATKPKREKANRFEAKYDFTPLIEEAVANKETMVLQTVEVVAEEEKFEELF
- a CDS encoding cysteine desulfurase family protein, which produces MIYFDNSATTKPYPEALQSYVTVAGKYFGNPSSIHSLGGEAERLLTQSRTIAAQLLHVKPSEIIFTSGGTEGNNLAIKGIAMRNRSRGKHIITTNIEHASVFEAYKQLEELGFDVTYLPVNEHGVVSVEDVKRALREDTILVSIIHVNNETGAIQPVAEIGTLLSNHPKIRFHVDHVQGIGKVPLDLYASHIDLCSISGHKFHSVKGTGLLYIRDGVRLDPILSGGQQELKYRSGTENLPGIVAMVKALRMTMEQVKEKVAHLQSLQAELVSFFKEMEDVTINTSLAYAAPHILNVSFVGLKPEVVVHALEEHGVYVSTKSACSSKANEVSRVLVSMGVPHAAAASAIRISLAPDNTMEEVKQFEGIVKETMPKLYEVMR